In Carya illinoinensis cultivar Pawnee chromosome 6, C.illinoinensisPawnee_v1, whole genome shotgun sequence, a single genomic region encodes these proteins:
- the LOC122313577 gene encoding serine/threonine-protein kinase PBS1-like, with amino-acid sequence MGCFPCFDSKEEEKLNPEKVSDDRNQVRPMVPSAISGLPSGADRFKSRSNVGYKRESLSPKDGPGVHPGVNIAAQTFTFRELAAATKNFRSESFLGEGGFGRVYKGRLETTGQIVAVKQLDRNGLQGNREFLVEVLMLSLLHHPNLVNLIGYCADGDQRLLVYEFMSMGSLEDHLHDLPPDKEPLDWNTRMRIAAGAAKGLEYLHDKANPQIIYRDFKSSNILLDEGYQPKLSDFGLAKLGPTGDKSHVSTRVMGTYGYCAPEYAMTGQLTVKSDVYSFGVVFLELITGRKAIDSTRPHGEQNLIAWARPLFNDRRKFSKLADPLLQGRYPMRGLYQALAVASMCIQEQAASRPLIGDVVTALSYLANQAYDPNTTYAHGHRGSGDKDERRDRDERGGRVLGSGRRWDFEGSEKEDSPRETARMLNRNLDRERAVAEAKMWGENWREKRRQSAQDNFDGKNA; translated from the exons ATGGGCTGCTTTCCGTGTTTCGACTCGAAGGAGGAGGAAAAGCTGAATCCCGAGAAGGTAAGTGATGATCGAAATCAAGTCCGGCCCATGGTCCCTTCTGCTATTTCCGGATTGCCTTCTG GAGCTGACAGATTTAAATCACGAAGCAATGTAGGGTACAAAAGGGAATCACTTAGTCCCAAGGATGGGCCTGGCGTCCATCCTGGTGTAAATATTGCTGCTCAAACATTCACTTTTCGTGAGCTTGCAGCTGCAACGAAGAATTTCAGGTCAGAGTCTTTCTTAGGGGAAGGGGGATTTGGACGTGTATACAAGGGCCGACTTGAGACCACTGGTCAG ATTGTTGCTGTTAAACAATTGGATAGAAATGGTCTTCAGGGTAACAGGGAGTTTCTGGTGGAGGTTCTCATGCTTAGCCTTCTACATCACCCTAACCTAGTGAATTTGATTGGCTATTGTGCTGATGGGGATCAGCGGCTTCTTGTCTATGAATTCATGTCCATGGGTTCTCTAGAAGATCACCTTCATG ATCTTCCACCCGATAAGGAACCACTAGATTGGAACACAAGGATGAGAATAGCTGCTGGTGCAGCCAAAGGCTTGGAATACCTGCATGACAAAGCAAATCCTCAAATTATTTATAGGGACTTCAAGTCATCCAACATCTTACTTGATGAAGGATATCAACCAAAGCTTTCTGATTTTGGACTTGCAAAGCTCGGTCCCACTGGAGACAAGTCACATGTTTCCACCAGGGTAATGGGCACTTACGGTTATTGTGCTCCTGAGTATGCCATGACTGGACAATTGACAGTGAAGTCTGACGTCTACAGTTTTGGAGTAGTCTTTTTAGAGCTGATTACTGGACGTAAGGCCATCGATAGCACCAGACcccatggagaacagaatcttATTGCATGG GCACGTCCATTGTTCAATGACCGtagaaagttttcaaaattggCTGATCCACTGCTACAAGGAAGGTATCCAATGCGGGGCCTCTACCAGGCTCTAGCTGTGGCATCCATGTGCATCCAAGAACAGGCTGCGTCCCGTCCTCTCATTGGTGATGTAGTCACTGCCCTCTCGTATCTGGCAAACCAGGCATATGACCCTAATACAACATATGCTCATGGCCATAGAGGTTCTGGTGATAAggatgaaagaagagacagagATGAGAGAGGTGGAAGGGTGTTGGGATCTGGTCGTAGGTGGGACTTCGAAGGGTCTGAGAAAGAGGACTCCCCTAGAGAAACTGCAAGAATGTTAAACAGGAATTTAGATAGAGAACGTGCTGTTGCTGAGGCCAAGATGTGGGGAGAGAATTGGCGAGAGAAGAgacgacaaagtgcacaagacaattTTGATGGCAAGAATGCATAG
- the LOC122312995 gene encoding bidirectional sugar transporter N3-like has product MAIINSQHPLAFTFGIIGNIISVLVYLAPAPTFYRIVRKKSTEGFQSLPYVVALFSAMLWLYYALLKEDAVLLITINLFGCVIEIIYISMFIAYAPKAPRKLTLKMFASMNLGLFSFIVLTSHFLVKNSYRVQVLGWICVAVAVAVFAAPLSIVAQVIRTRSVEFMPFSLSFFLTLSAMMWFAYGLFLKDICVALPNILGFVLGLLQMLLYAIYRNAKKVIDQEKEVPEQIKDIVLIFSTLGSSEVYEADAQPDAGGGGDDANKDAKKHEQTEDHEKSKETGPGHDLKVIENAV; this is encoded by the exons ATGGCAATAATAAACAGTCAACACCCATTGGCATTTACCTTTGGCATCATAG GCAACATTATCTCAGTCTTGGTATACTTGGCTCCAGC GCCAACATTTTATCGAATTGTGAGGAAAAAATCAACCGAAGGTTTCCAATCGCTTCCTTATGTGGTGGCATTGTTCAGTGCCATGCTTTGGTTGTATTATGCATTACTCAAAGAAGATGCTGTCCTTCTCATCACCATCAACCTGTTTGGATGTGTCATAGAGATTATCTACATCAGCATGTTCATTGCTTACGCGCCAAAGGCTCCCAGG AAGTTGACTCTCAAAATGTTTGCTTCTATGAACCTGGGATTGTTCTCCTTTATCGTTCTTACTTCACACTTTCTAGTGAAAAACTCATACCGTGTCCAAGTTCTGGGATGGATATGTGTTGCAGTTGCTGTGGCTGTATTTGCAGCACCCTTGAGCATTGTG GCACAGGTAATTCGAACTAGGAGTGTTGAGTTTATGCCGTTTAGTTTGTCGTTTTTCCTCACATTGAGTGCCATGATGTGGTTTGCTTATGGTCTGTTTCTGAAGGACATCTGCGTTGCG CTCCCAAACATCCTGGGTTTCGTGTTGGGGCTGCTGCAGATGCTGCTGTACGCAATATACAGGAACGCCAAGAAAGTTATAGATCAGGAGAAAGAAGTACCGGAGCAGATAAAAGATATTGTACTGATATTTAGCACGCTAGGGAGTTCTGAAGTTTATGAGGCGGATGCTCAGCCAGATGCCGGTGGCGGTGGGGATGATGCGAACAAAGATGCCAAGAAGCATGAACAAACAGAGGACCATGAGAAAAGCAAGGAAACCGGCCCCGGCCATGACCTTAAAGTAATTGAAAACGCAGTGTAA
- the LOC122313985 gene encoding delta(3,5)-Delta(2,4)-dienoyl-CoA isomerase, peroxisomal-like, translated as MEHFKALEIVQKTPNSRVSHLYLNRPSHGNALSPDFFSEFPRALATLDQNPDVNVIVLSGAGKHFCSGIDLSSLGSVNSHSGDRGRSGEKLRRDIKFLQDSVTAVERCRKPVIASVHGGCIGGGVDIVTACDIRFCTEDAFFSVKEVDLAITADLGTLQRLPAIVGYGNAMELALTGRRFSGSEAKELGLVSKTFSSKGEMDKKVGLIAEGIAAKSPLAVTGTKAVLQRSRDLSLEQGLDYVATWNSAMLVGDDLTEAVSAHTQKREPVFAKL; from the exons ATGGAGCATTTCAAAGCCCTAGAAATCGTCCAGAAGACTCCAAACTCCCGCGTCTCCCACCTCTACCTCAACCGCCCATCCCATGGAAATGCTCTCTCTCCCGACTTCTTCTCCGAATTCCCTAGAGCCCTCGCTACCCTCGATCAAAACCCAGACGTCAACGTAATCGTCCTTTCCGGCGCCGGGAAGCACTTTTGTTCCGGAATCGACCTGTCATCCCTGGGATCTGTCAACTCCCACTCCGGAGACCGAGGTCGCTCCGGAGAGAAGCTCCGTCGAGATATCAAGTTCCTCCAGGACTCGGTCACCGCAGTCGAGCGGTGCCGGAAGCCCGTAATCGCTTCTGTACACGGGGGGTGTATCGGCGGTGGCGTTGACATCGTGACTGCCTGTGACATAAGGTTTTGCACAGAAGACGCGTTCTTCTCGGTCAAGGAGGTGGACTTGGCTATAACCGCTGACCTCGGGACGCTTCAGAGGTTGCCCGCTATAGTCGGGTACGGTAACGCGATGGAGTTGGCTCTTACGGGTCGGAGGTTCTCGGGTTCGGAAGCCAAGGAGTTGGGTCTGGTATCCAAAACTTTCAGTTCCAAAGGCGAAATGGACAAAAAAGTCGGACTTATTGCCGAAG GAATTGCAGCCAAGTCTCCACTAGCAGTCACAGGGACAAAAGCGGTGCTACAAAGAAGCAGGGACCTGAGTTTGGAACAAGGGTTGGATTATGTTGCTACATGGAACTCTGCTATGCTAGTCGGAGACGATTTGACGGAGGCAGTCTCGGCACATACCCAGAAGAGAGAGCCTGTTTTCGCCAAGCTCTGA
- the LOC122313984 gene encoding glycerophosphodiester phosphodiesterase GDPD1, chloroplastic-like has translation MALKAVHVSDLPNLVQVPDNAALALSDAVRLFKGVNEDDCDKMKCGCKLPNFVVMGHRGSGMNNMLQSSDHVKKSIRENSILSFNAAVKFPIDFIEFDVQVTRDGYPVIFHDVFILAEYKGAIFEKRVTDLTIAEFLSYGPQKEPGNVGKPLFRKTKDGRIFEWKVEKDDPLCTLQEVMEKVEHPVGFNIELKFDDQMVYTENEFTRVLQAILQVVNKYAQDRPIIFSSFHPDAAQLIRKLQTLYPVFFLTNGGSQIYVDIRRNSLEDAINVCLTGGLQGIVSEVRAIFRNPGAVTRIKESKLSLVTYGQLNNVPKVVYMQHRMAVDGVIVDSVQEITEAISECFKPAKDSEEDGLFGEEKQMQVKTEPGTFLQQEFSLLLKHVPELIHS, from the exons ATGGCACTCAAAGCGGTCCATGTCTCCGACCTTCCCAATCTTGTTCAAGTCCCAGACAATGCCGCATTAGCCCTCTCCGACGCCGTTCGGTTATTCAAAG GTGTTAACGAAGACGACtgtgataaaatgaaatgtGGGTGTAAATTACCGAACTTCGTCGTGATGGGACACAGAGGTAGCGGGATGAACAATATGCTGCAATCCTCGGACCATGTAAAGAAATCCATCAGAGAGAATTCGATTCTCTCTTTTAATGCCGCCGTCAAGTTCCCCATCGATTTCATCGAGTTCGACGTGCAG GTGACTAGAGATGGCTATCCTGTTATTTTCCATGACGTTTTCATTCTCGCTGAATACAAG GGTGCCATTTTCGAGAAGAGAGTTACAGATCTCACTATTGCTGAATTTCTTTCTTATGGACCTCAGAAAGAACCTGGAAAT GTGGGTAAGCCTCTGTTTcgaaaaacaaaagatgggaGAATCTTTGAGTGGAAGGTTGAAAAAGATGACCCTCTATGCACATTGCAAGAGGTCATGGAGAAAGTTGAACATCCTGTGGGTTTCAATATTGAATTGAAATTCGACGATCAGATGGTATATACGGAGAATGAATTCACTCGTGTTCTTCAAGCAATCTTGCAG GTGGTAAACAAGTATGCTCAGGACAGACCTATCATTTTTTCAAGCTTTCATCCTGACGCCGCCCAACTGATCAGAAAATTACAGACCCTCTATCCT GTGTTCTTCCTCACTAATGGAGGTTCCCAAATTTATGTGGACATAAGAAGGAATTCCTTGGAAGATGCCATCAATGTGTGCTTGACTGGAGGTTTGCAAGGAATTGTATCCGAAGTCAGAGCTATCTTTAGAAATCCGGGAGCAGTAACTAGAATCAAAGAGTCCAAGCTTTCTCTTGTAACTTATGGCCAATTAAA TAATGTTCCAAAGGTGGTATACATGCAGCATCGTATGGCTGTTGACGGAGTAATCGTTGACTCGGTTCAAGAAATTACAGAGGCAATCTCAGAGTGCTTTAAGCCAGCCAAGGACAGTGAAGAAGATGGCTTGTTTGGAGAGGAAAAGCAGATGCAAGTGAAAACAGAGCCTGGGACGTTCTTGCAGCAAGAATTCTCTTTGCTTCTGAAACATGTACCAGAGTTGATACATTCTTGA
- the LOC122314090 gene encoding NAC domain-containing protein 83-like translates to MERLNFIKNGVLRLPPGFRFHPTDEELVVQYLKRKVFSCPLPASIIPEVDVCKYDPWDLPGDLEQEKYFFSTREAKYPNGNRSNRATGSGYWKATGIDKQIVTSRGKQVVGMKKTLVFYRGKPPHGSRTNWIMHEYRFVNTETTAANTPQKKIPIVSPGVPMDNWVLCRIFSKKRSSKNEEENVQSGHDNAAAVAQKLGVTRPVFYDFMTKTRTDLNLAPACSSSGSSGVTEVSSNGSDDHEESSSCNSFQYFRRKP, encoded by the exons ATGGAGAGGCTAAACTTTATTAAGAATGGTGTGTTGAGATTGCCTCCTGGATTTCGTTTTCATCCCACTGATGAAGAGCTTGTTGTTCAGTACTTGAAGCGCAAGGTCTTCTCTTGCCCTTTGCCTGCCTCCATCATCCCGGAAGTCGATGTCTGCAAATATGATCCTTGGGATTTGCCAG GCGATTTGGAACAAGAGAAGTACTTCTTCAGTACTAGGGAAGCCAAGTATCCGAATGGGAACCGATCCAACAGAGCTACCGGTTCCGGTTACTGGAAGGCCACTGGAATTGACAAGCAAATTGTAACTTCTAGGGGGAAACAAGTTGTGGGGATGAAGAAAACTCTGGTTTTTTACAGAGGAAAGCCCCCACATGGGTCCAGGACTAACTGGATCATGCATGAATATCGCTTTGTAAATACTGAAACCACAGCCGCCAATACCCCAcaaaagaaaatcccaattgTA AGCCCTGGGGTTCCAATGGACAATTGGGTTCTTTGCCGCATATTTTCTAAGAAAAGAAGTTCTAAAAACGAGGAGGAAAACGTACAATCCGGCCACGATAACGCAGCCGCCGTCGCCCAGAAACTTGGGGTTACTCGGCCAGTTTTCTATGACTTCATGACAAAGACCAGGACTGATTTGAATCTTGCACCTGCTTGCTCCTCTTCAGGATCAAGCGGAGTCACAGAGGTCTCTTCTAATGGGTCAGATGATCACGAAGAAAGTAGTAGTTGCAACAGTTTCCAGTATTTTAGAAGAAAACCATAA